From Drosophila suzukii chromosome 2R, CBGP_Dsuzu_IsoJpt1.0, whole genome shotgun sequence, a single genomic window includes:
- the LOC139352600 gene encoding uncharacterized protein, with translation MLKKTKAIKSLTLANGKMLSFEEIQAAHILCLQEAQICFMEDRKLLTENKPLYSRSQLLKLSPIICKDGLLRVGGRLDNSQLPADVKHPILLPKSNRITRMILEHEHTTNLHPGVSALFVIARQKY, from the coding sequence ATGCTCAAAAAGACCAAGGCCATTAAATCTCTAACGCTGGCAAATGGAAAGATGCTCAGCTTTGAGGAGATTCAGGCTGCTCACATTCTTTGCCTGCAAGAGGCTCAGATATGTTTCATGGAAGACCGCAAACTACTGACGGAAAACAAGCCACTTTACAGCCGCTCCCAGTTGCTGAAGCTCTCGCCGATTATCTGCAAGGATGGCCTTCTTCGAGTTGGTGGACGACTGGACAACTCACAATTACCAGCTGATGTAAAACACCCAATACTGCTTCCGAAGTCGAACCGCATCACAAGAATGATTTTGGAACACGAGCATACGACAAATCTTCATCCAGGAGTTTCTGCACTTTTTGTAATTGCTCGTCAAAAGTACTGA